A window of Chrysoperla carnea chromosome 3, inChrCarn1.1, whole genome shotgun sequence genomic DNA:
TAAGACAAAACGCTGGTGAAATCGCTTTGACTATTAGATGAATCGTTTTGTATCACAGAGAAGCATTTTGGTGctcaaagaaaatatattttccattataaaacatttcttggcaaaggaaatatattttccattacaaaacaaaatttcttggcatgaaaaacattttatggaAAACGTATTATAaagatgaagaaaattttaaatcttttactCTTCACTCTTCTCAGTTATTCCGTCGTTGATTAATGTTCTTAAAATGGGTATTTccttaaacaaatatttgatcCGCTATTTGAAGTCACCTACATTGGAAGTCACCTACACCTTTCAACCTTCTATCTTgtataattttgaagaaaatggaagCTAAAATTTTGCCCCAATTTGCATCGTTGCAGGAAATCTCTGTTGttaatgtaaaattgttttagaCAGATTTTAGCACTTCAAAAGATGGGCCCTACGAACCCGTGACCCAGTTGACCAATATTGCTCGTTTAGGAAATAGATTTTTGAGACCCATATactgtttttacattttcaaaagaGTGGCACTAAagtaaaccaaaaatattttttcataggtataaacttttttttcgaataattttacaaattctgCGCCACTTTATTCTATTCTTTATGTCTGATATCTTGTTGGATGGTATAAGCACCAGAGACCacgaatttcatttatttataaagaaagaagtagttttttttttgtctatagtagtattattaataaaagtggATCGTCGAATTTTAagtaaacacatttttattaaacgtcAAACAGACATTAATCGATgtttttctatggaaatttctatgaaaaaccacatttttcaatttctttttacaCGGATGACAACGTTTAGTtgaaatctttataaaataaaaccacagtatttaatttttatgagttgatatgtttgtttttattgtatttctaaTTGGGTTTGACGCCTTATCGAGCTTTGAAGTCTCCAACTATCCTTAGGTATGTTATATGTTTTGTTATGTGATACTATAACTGTGTTAAATGAGTATTGTATACACTTACATATATACTTTAATCACTTAAAGAGCAAATTGCAattattcaagaaatataaattactatcatagaaaattgtttaaatcgcCTTAATATACTGATATCTattgatttttaacccccgaactaaaaaaaggggtgttataagtttgaccgctatgtgtgtgtgtgtctgtatgtttgTCTGTCTTGTGCTATCGTAGCGCcgaaacggatgaaccgattttaatttttttggtttcatttgaaaggtaatttaacgaagagtgtttTTTAGGTATTTCATGTGCGACCTTAgagttctgtacccgaaaaaactaaaaaatttgcaataattttcataattgattcagtttagaaaaggtatgacatatatttttaacatataaataattactatggaaatgaatggtcgaataaacatggctcaattcatttcgaaaagtgaaatggaaaaataattaggtaaatcaaaacaataattcaaaagaacaaagtcaaaaggtatatttcaatttcaattaaaatatttccaaaaatttgtgccaaaaaatgatagctatctaagtatccttttcatctcatctgatgtccttaaccatcactttgatattgattaaagaaggagtgttataagtttatctGTGcgcctgtgtgtttctcagtggcatcgtagcccttaaacggtcaaaccgacttgattgagaacatacAATCTCCTGAAGTCTACCAGAGATcattcccaaaaaaattatgtaatacgtagtattattcaattaattaattttaattactaaaaaacttGTATTCAAATTACCTTGAATTATAGATTCctcattaattgttttaaaatttgacattagatttacataaataataacagGAAACGGATATAATAAACCatacacaaatttaattaaaaggtcTATGAAATTATTCTCATCTAAATTTTACTACCTTATTCGCTCCCTTTGGGATTATTGTCATACAACGACAGAATTTTGGAGCTATTTACAATACTGTCTTGTAAATAATCAAATAGTTATGGATCTTACGAcaatataccataccagcatggTAATAAATGCCATTCCCTGCTTACCGTGTACTTATGAAACAGTCTGTAtatttacgaaataaattttctatcatatttaatttaataacattaattcaATGATggacaaatattaaataataataaatgcaatttgccgttttaataaaataaatgacctTGAATGATCCCTTTTTGATGCGATATAAATgaaatccaaaaattaaaataatatttagcgTGGTGGATCCcacattttggttttttttaatagattttattatttggttACCTACACAttctattgtttaaattaaattaacgattctgtataattataaatgcagaataaaaaaaataaaattacagtaaagtctctaaataaatatttaataattaataatttattactttcttatttattcctaataaaattcaccatttaagtaatataatataaaaaattattattaatttttgcatatttaagTAAACGTTTTGTTATGATATGTTAATGAGATGAGTGTTGTTGATGAATCCTCCGTTTGACCTACAAGTACAGTTTTCATAACGCCCGTACATGCACCAAACCTATAAAATCATCTTTATATTTATGAATCATATATTAGAACCTacataattatcaattaatgcAATTAtgcaattacattatttaacataaattaactacaatattattaaaaacttttaatttaatacgaAGTCAGTTTTTCGGTAGCAATCATTAATATGCTAATTCCAGGACtaggactccatattcttgaaacttattagagctaagttaattttgaaaaatatggctaaaattaagtaggattacatacttggtttatccaaattggataaaatttggatgtgatagagcaaaattaaattttttggattctgatgacgtcataaagttaaaaattcgattttcttgataacacaggcaaatttgatccgatcttattggaattttttttgaaacccactaattttgggtcattcttttcagctgtgatgtcattttatcgctagctatcacatatgcgACTAATTCCGGAACCTagactccacattcttaaaacctGTTAAaggtaggttaattttgatcacaaatttgaaaaatatggcccaagtttagtaggattacatacttgatttatcaaaattggataaaatttggatgtgatagagcaaaattaaatgttttggattctgatgacgtcataaagttaaaaaattcgattttcttgataacactggcaaattttatccgattttattggaatttttttttaaacccactaattttgggtcattcttttcagctgtgatgtcattttatcgctagctatcacatatgtgacTAATTCCAGAACCTGGAAACCACATTTTTAAAACCTGTTAAAGATAGGTTAATtctgaccacaaatttgaaaaatatggcccaaatttagtaggattacatacttgttttatcaaaattggataaaatttggatgtgatagagcaaagttAAAGTTAAACCCACAAAATTTGatcacacacaatttttaatgcatcaaatttaattaattgttctttttcaataattttaattggacatttactataacatttacatgtaaagaattgcatattagtcataacagccccctttaatgcaaaaaatatccACTGGAAGCGATGGCGTCGATTTTATTCTCTCAACCATGACTACATACGCACAAAACGAATAGCGCATCTTAGACTGTTAGTCATAGTCAATAGAACTTGTGTGGAACGTTTTCATCAGATattctatttttgaattataattcttttttagaataataagaaaaacattgagtatgtttttaaataacaaaattcaaattagaaaataaatgaatatcttAAGAGATAGATAACTATTAACCTATTTTCTAAATCAAATTTAtccattaaaaaagttacttaaaatacAGTTAGGTCTATTAAGTAATtgttagttaaattaaaaattatattgttttattttaatgataatttattttataataaaaaagtaataagacTCGTAGAATCTACTCAGTGGGTACTGCCTTTTAAGGTAGTTTCATCATATAGTAATTCCTTTTCAGTATACCTATACCATATCTTTAAATTTGCAACCGACAAAAAATTCGAGATAGATTCATAATGGCTTTGATAATTAAAACGTACAAAGAGATGAAATTAAAGAATGAAGAACCttatcaatcaatttaaaaaaagaacttcGCCATCTTCAATATCGTTACAAAAAATCGGAGCATGACGACTGCCGACAGAAGTGAATacttaaaactgtttttttttttttatttattgtgaaaTTTGAGAATGAGCCTGcccataaaatatttctattatttaaggTACCAAaatgtagaaataaaatatgtaaaagtgATTGTTATACAAtgcacatataaaatatattaggaGCAAAAATGCCACCAAAAAGGTGCCCAGCTCCCGCCCCTCctaaaaactcgaaaaaattaaaccaaatgTCCATTATTTCTTGTACTATTTATAATTCCTGCTCAAAAACTCGTTTTAGTCTTGAACATGTATTgagaattttctttaaatgctCTCTCTTACGGTGAAATTTGAAAGTCATCTAAGAAACAAaccttttgttaaaaaacaaattgatattttttttcttacaatgtgtattattttctaataaaagattattgaaaataaatatttcctttataaaaataattcaaagaaaataaacatcaaaatgatttaaatattaataaaaattgaaaattgaaaataaaaactataataatatttatggcgTAGCGTAGTAATATGATCGAATTTTTGGCCATTGCTCATCCATTGCTGCATATCTTTGTTTATATATCTTTCtccttttttaattacatacttCAATGTTTAAATgaccaaatatcaaaatattttatgcactttgctaataaaataaataaaataatttaattaattaattattttttaaatacagatgGTCTAATAAACttagcaaaaaataatttgttcgatgagtattaaaatttctaaattgtttataaaagtgAACTATTTTGAATAGCGGAAGAAATCAAGTTCTACGAATCAGGTGAATCAGCTATTGTATTAGGTACTTTGTGTGTAACGTGCTGTTTGTGAGACAATTTTTTACACTTGttacttaaattattacttaattttgataattctggTACACggtaagtattaaaaatattaaagaacatataaattattggtgcattaattaattaatgttaaaattaccGTGTTCATGCTGGGTGtggtgaaattaaatattatgagtaAATCTGTCATGGAGacaaaacttttaaactaaattatttaatctaaaAACGATTTTCCTCAATGATAATcacttctattttaaaatttgacctATATCAAATGATGTTAAATAGGAATATGCagattttttaatgcattttaaaaaatatcaacattttaaatttatcaaaggaTGCCGCCATGCATCAACATCGATCTTATGAAAAGCAACGTTGTCATATCGTTCAATGCGTATTTCAAATTCCaatgtttttaaagatatgtcaaaataatatttatttattctttttcagGTGTCAATAATACGCCGGTATCAATATGAGTTACCAAATGCAGTCGCAAAATAGaccaagtaattattttaatttaaaaaaacaattttttttttttaaattatatattttatcattttatccttttttttttaattttagtgtcACACGGAAATTATCAAGGACCTGATGAAATAGGTTCCAAAGAACAAACACTTATGTggcaacaaaataattatatgccAGATTCTGGCATCCATTCAGGAGCTGCTACGCAAGTTCCATCGTTGTCAGGAAAAGAAGATGAAGATATGGAAGGTGATCAATTGATGTTTGATTTGGATCAAGGATTTGCCCAAGGTTTCACACAAGATCAAGTTGATGGtacgaataataaaaataatgtatttgaaaaaagttttctaaagtaattttttgtttttagatatgAATCAACAATTGAGTCAAACTCGTTCCCAACGAGTTCGTGCTGCAATGTTTCCAGAAACTTTGGAAGAAGGTATCGAAATACCATCTACTCAGTTTGATCCAGCACAACCGACTGCTGTTCAACGTTTAGCTGAACCAAGTCAAATGCTGAAACATGCAGTTGttaatctaattaattatcAAGATGATGCTGATTTAGCAACACGTGCAATTCCTGAATTGATCAAACTTTTGAACGATGAAGATCAAGTTGTTGTCTCACAAGCAGCAATGATGGTTCATCAATTATCTAAAAAAGAAGCTTCACGACATGCTATTATGAATAGTCCTCAAATGGTAGCTGCATTAGTTCGAGCTATTTCTAATAGCAATGATTTGGAAACCACTAAAGGTGCCGTTGGAACTTTACATAACTTATCCCATCATCGTCAAGGTTTACTTGCAATCTTTAAAAGTGGCGGAATACCTgctcttgtaaaattattaagttcTCCGGTTGAATCCGTTTTATTCTACGCCATAACAACATTACACAATTTACTCTTACATCAAGATGGATCCAAAATGGCTGTTCGATTGGCTGGAGGCTTACAAAAGATGGTAGCTCTTTTACAACGTAACAATGTGAAATTTTTAGCAATCGTTACAGATTGTTTACAAATATTGGCGTATGGAAATCAAGAGagtaaattaatcattttggCTTCTCAAGGTCCCATTGAATTGGTCCGTATTATGCGCTCATATGATTACGAGAAGTTATTATGGACTACATCGCGAGTATTGAAAGTTTTGTCGGTTTGTTCAAGCAACAAACCAGCTATTGTTGAAGCTGGTGGTATGCAAGCTTTAGCAATGCATTTAGGAAATCCCAGCCAACGTCtagtacaaaattgtttatggACTTTACGTAATTTGTCGGATGCAGCCACCAAAGTTGATGGACTTGAAGGATTACTTCAAAGTTTAGTACAAGTTCTTCAATCTACAGACGTCAATGTAATTACATGCGCAGCtggaattttatcaaatttgacatgtaACAATCAACGAAACAAAGTTACTGTCTGTCAAGTAGGTGGTGTTGACGCACTTGTCCAAACAATTGTAAATGCAGGCGATCGCGAAGAAATCACTGAACCTGCAGTTTGCGCTTTACGTCATTTAACGTCGCGACATGTTGAATCTGAAATGGCACAAAATGCTGTACGATTGAATTATGGAATGCAAGTAATTGTTAAACTGTTACATCCACCATCCAGATGGCCATTGGTGAAAGCTGTTATTGGCTTAATCAGAAATTTGGCCTTATGTCCTGCAAATCATGCTCCACTCCGTGAACATGGTGCTATTCATCATTTGGTACGATTATTAATGCGAGCATTCCAGGATACAGAAAGAGTaagttaaatagtatttttgtttattttaaatttacgcaAAAAATGtcaggatatttcaacagttatctcaatctattgtttgttttcattggTTTTTTTACGGTTTATCCATGACCTGCTTTTAACATATTTgacagatacaaaaaaaaaaaaatagttgaaatcgaaaaattggaCTGTATGTTTTATGTTCCAAGGTTACTTagaaattttatggaaatatacAAAACTGAAAGGCATGAGAgttataacttattttttatttacagagaTCATCAGTTGCAAGCAATGGAAGTCAACAACCTGGAGCATACGCTGATGGAGTTCGCATGGAAGAAATTGTAGAAGGAACGGTAGGAGCCTTGCATATTTTAGCTCGAGAATCACATAACAGGGCAATAATACGAGGCCAATTAGTAATACCAATATTTGTGcaactattatttaatgaaattgaaaatattcaacgtGTCGCTGCTGGTGTTCTTTGTGAGCTAGCTGCGGACAAAGAAGGTGCTGAAATGATTGAACAAGAAGGTGCAACTGCACCCTTAACAGAATTATTACATTCACGAAATGAAGGTGTTGCAACATACGCCGCCGCTGTTTTGTTCCGAATGTCCGAAGATAAACCACAAGATTATAAAAAACGACTGTCAATGGAGTTAACAAATTCCTTATTCCGTGAAGATCCTAATCTATGGAATAACGCGGATTTAGGGATGGGCCCTGATTTACAGGTAATATaatctttcattttattaaataatgtttaatatattttgcatGAATTGttattgtgtaaatatttagaaatgcACTTCCAATCATGTTTTggacgatttttttttacattagatAATTGattgtgtaaaaaatttgattagttcgattttttttaaaagtgataCATAAGGAttcatatttcatcaatttatattttaatatctctTATTATCGTTTGTATTAACGATAGTAAGAATTTAACTAAGAAAAAGTAAGCTCAACAAGAATTTTCTCATTAATGTTGTGGAAAATCTTCCTGCTGAACATACAAAAACAcacaacattatttatttataccaaagTCTTGatttataccaattttttcGATGTCtccttttattttcttcaatttttaatttatttttattttaatagtgtaCGGAGGGAAGATATCTGACAGTTATTTTCAATCTTAATATGGCCATTACTTAATTTGGCAAAATTTTAAGCAATCTAAATTGTAACGTTAACAAATCGCTAaagcagtttttttattttttctgacaATTTTAGACAgtcattacttattttttagcGGAAACACTTCTTAAAGTAGTTCGGTTGTTTGAGCTAGTGcggtgaatgttcattttttgcggtaaatgatagttcaaagtcccttgatcacaatgAACACAGTTTTAGGGCCTTTCAAAGTCCCttaatcacaataaacacagttttggggcctcttgcggggcaaaattgtgaattttttcattttaaaattgtgattaacACAGTACTTTATGGAAG
This region includes:
- the LOC123294477 gene encoding armadillo segment polarity protein isoform X1, producing MSYQMQSQNRPMSHGNYQGPDEIGSKEQTLMWQQNNYMPDSGIHSGAATQVPSLSGKEDEDMEGDQLMFDLDQGFAQGFTQDQVDDMNQQLSQTRSQRVRAAMFPETLEEGIEIPSTQFDPAQPTAVQRLAEPSQMLKHAVVNLINYQDDADLATRAIPELIKLLNDEDQVVVSQAAMMVHQLSKKEASRHAIMNSPQMVAALVRAISNSNDLETTKGAVGTLHNLSHHRQGLLAIFKSGGIPALVKLLSSPVESVLFYAITTLHNLLLHQDGSKMAVRLAGGLQKMVALLQRNNVKFLAIVTDCLQILAYGNQESKLIILASQGPIELVRIMRSYDYEKLLWTTSRVLKVLSVCSSNKPAIVEAGGMQALAMHLGNPSQRLVQNCLWTLRNLSDAATKVDGLEGLLQSLVQVLQSTDVNVITCAAGILSNLTCNNQRNKVTVCQVGGVDALVQTIVNAGDREEITEPAVCALRHLTSRHVESEMAQNAVRLNYGMQVIVKLLHPPSRWPLVKAVIGLIRNLALCPANHAPLREHGAIHHLVRLLMRAFQDTERRSSVASNGSQQPGAYADGVRMEEIVEGTVGALHILARESHNRAIIRGQLVIPIFVQLLFNEIENIQRVAAGVLCELAADKEGAEMIEQEGATAPLTELLHSRNEGVATYAAAVLFRMSEDKPQDYKKRLSMELTNSLFREDPNLWNNADLGMGPDLQDMLGPDQGYDGMYGQGPPSVHSSHGYKHFQQQQGYDQIPIDSMQGLEIGSHHGGGGGSTYGPIDAMDVGPHDADLGFDQLDTLPSPPQGNNTAAAWYDTDL
- the LOC123294477 gene encoding armadillo segment polarity protein isoform X2 — protein: MSYQMQSQNRPMSHGNYQGPDEIGSKEQTLMWQQNNYMPDSGIHSGAATQVPSLSGKEDEDMEGDQLMFDLDQGFAQGFTQDQVDDMNQQLSQTRSQRVRAAMFPETLEEGIEIPSTQFDPAQPTAVQRLAEPSQMLKHAVVNLINYQDDADLATRAIPELIKLLNDEDQVVVSQAAMMVHQLSKKEASRHAIMNSPQMVAALVRAISNSNDLETTKGAVGTLHNLSHHRQGLLAIFKSGGIPALVKLLSSPVESVLFYAITTLHNLLLHQDGSKMAVRLAGGLQKMVALLQRNNVKFLAIVTDCLQILAYGNQESKLIILASQGPIELVRIMRSYDYEKLLWTTSRVLKVLSVCSSNKPAIVEAGGMQALAMHLGNPSQRLVQNCLWTLRNLSDAATKVDGLEGLLQSLVQVLQSTDVNVITCAAGILSNLTCNNQRNKVTVCQVGGVDALVQTIVNAGDREEITEPAVCALRHLTSRHVESEMAQNAVRLNYGMQVIVKLLHPPSRWPLVKAVIGLIRNLALCPANHAPLREHGAIHHLVRLLMRAFQDTERRSSVASNGSQQPGAYADGVRMEEIVEGTVGALHILARESHNRAIIRGQLVIPIFVQLLFNEIENIQRVAAGVLCELAADKEGAEMIEQEGATAPLTELLHSRNEGVATYAAAVLFRMSEDKPQDYKKRLSMELTNSLFREDPNLWNNADLGMGPDLQVMTRYQ